DNA from Gammaproteobacteria bacterium:
CGCCGTCGCCTGCGGGAATAAACAACTCGTTATAAACAGCTATATCATAATCATGCGTGGTGATATTACGACACAAGTTTTGCATGTAATAACAAGGACGTAAAATAGTGTAGTCAACTCCCAACGATTTTAAATGTTGCTCAACCGGATGATGCGGGACAAATTTCTTATCTTTAGCGCCTCCAACAGAAACAAACACAATATGTTTACAACCGGCTTGTTTCGCCGCATCCATAAACGGCTTCATCCGCGTTTCCGCGGTTTTAGGGCTGGGCAAAGGAAATAACAAATATAACGTTTTTATATCGGCCAACACTGCCGGCCAGGTAGCGCGATCATCGTAATCAAACTGCACATAAGGCCCATCTTCGCCACAAAGACGTTTGATTTCTGCGACGTCATACGCTGCAATGCGTAACGCACTCACATCTTGTTGTTTTAATAATAGACGTGTTAATTCTACGCCGACGTTGCCGGAGGCTCCGGTAATCACAATCATAATAGCTGCTCTTTAAATTAGTCAGATGCTCCAATATTACGCTCATTGTCGATTGAATCTATATGCATTTTATGCGAAAAGGTTCATTAAGCTTCTCTATCTGACGTCACATTCTTTTTGCTCACGAGTGCGCACCCATGAACATGTCTATCAACACTTCAGGTCTTAACTATTTTCATTCACCCAACACGCGCTCTACTGGCGCATTAATTTTGCTAGAAGAACTA
Protein-coding regions in this window:
- a CDS encoding NmrA family NAD(P)-binding protein; this encodes MIVITGASGNVGVELTRLLLKQQDVSALRIAAYDVAEIKRLCGEDGPYVQFDYDDRATWPAVLADIKTLYLLFPLPSPKTAETRMKPFMDAAKQAGCKHIVFVSVGGAKDKKFVPHHPVEQHLKSLGVDYTILRPCYYMQNLCRNITTHDYDIAVYNELFIPAGDGVTALIDARDVAAFTAAVLTNPAAHKNTDYVLTGTEQKNFQEIAAVISQVSGRTIKYSNPSLPRFIYRMLRRRIPWDVVAFMCLFYSIIRFGKAEHLTDVVQKQLGREPILLKQFIEDYRVYWQPESHVALPVIPDWAGGPKRD